A part of Setaria viridis chromosome 8, Setaria_viridis_v4.0, whole genome shotgun sequence genomic DNA contains:
- the LOC117834273 gene encoding uncharacterized protein: MVQASPFCGKANEDASTHLQQFLEICSTITIKGVSEVTIHLRLFPFSLLGRAKQWFYASLMEVNTWDKYFAAFLTKFFRWTKSTPFMEGFRVFSKQLLSQFPRFGKCFRSPSWPATPQDGKWLILQNFYNGLTLTSRGHVDAAAAGGAFFSLTIDATTTLIEKMVSNQG, from the coding sequence atggtgcaggctagcccaTTCTGTGGAAAAGCCAACGAGGATGCAAGCACCCATTTGCAACAGTTCCTTGAGATATGCAGCACCATCACCATCAAAGGGGTGAGTGAAGTCACTATTCATCTCCGACTATTTCCATTCTCTCTCCTGGGGAGAGCAAAGCAATGGTTCTATGCGAGTCTTATGGAGGTGAATACATGGGATAAATACTTTGCGGCATTCCTCACGAAGTTCTTCCGTTGGACAAAATCAACGCCCTTCATGGAAGGATTTCGAGTTTTCAGCAAGCAGCTACTAAGTCAATTCCCAAGGTTTGGAAAATGCTTCAGGAGTCCATCCTGGCCTGCCACACCACAGGATGGAAAGTGGCTCATTCTTCAGAATTTCTACAATGGGTTGACTCTGACATCTCGaggccatgttgatgctgctgctgctggaggagccTTCTTCTCACTTACCATCGATGCTACTACAACATTGATCGAGAAGATGGTCTCTAATCAAGGGTAG